In Microbacterium pumilum, the following proteins share a genomic window:
- a CDS encoding eCIS core domain-containing protein, whose product MPRTSARVQHRPAPRSSLLLDDREGSAERAAHEATEHLDGGGRLARSLSGLPSPTAEPAPSSVRDTVREPGRPLASADRVEWESRFGADLSTVRIHEGARAARSARDVDAAAYAVGSHVVLGGSMPESHTRYGRHLLAHELAHVVSSGAAGQSIVQRYRPKGSFAFGERDTLALVERGFDVKTDKETKPWIQLVEVEFTGTNTDVDGAVFSTGTATVSYYGNAVKLPGFVLSISAGSAGMRTDAGSFTVSRIEGFGYNSGSASGTPGVDFKWSDREGPNKRYTKKDSTGFRASNMSFAVFYNKGEALHAGPLDLTSHGCVHVDWGNEDAIKQLNYHSVIGLTKVKVSYKGP is encoded by the coding sequence ATGCCTCGCACCTCAGCGCGGGTGCAGCATCGGCCCGCGCCGCGTTCCTCCCTCCTGCTCGACGACCGCGAGGGCTCGGCAGAACGGGCGGCGCACGAGGCGACTGAGCACCTCGATGGCGGAGGCCGACTGGCTCGGTCCCTCAGTGGTCTTCCGTCGCCGACGGCCGAGCCGGCCCCGTCATCCGTCCGAGATACGGTGCGCGAGCCGGGGCGACCGCTTGCTTCGGCCGATCGCGTCGAATGGGAGTCCCGCTTCGGCGCGGACCTGAGCACCGTGCGCATCCACGAGGGCGCCCGCGCCGCCCGGTCGGCGCGGGACGTCGATGCCGCGGCCTATGCCGTCGGAAGCCACGTTGTGTTGGGCGGATCCATGCCAGAGTCGCACACGCGGTACGGTCGACACCTCCTCGCTCACGAACTCGCCCACGTCGTCTCATCCGGCGCGGCCGGCCAATCAATCGTTCAGCGCTATCGTCCCAAGGGATCGTTCGCATTCGGCGAGCGCGACACCCTGGCGCTCGTGGAGCGCGGGTTCGACGTCAAGACCGACAAAGAGACGAAGCCCTGGATCCAGCTCGTCGAGGTGGAGTTCACGGGCACCAACACCGACGTCGACGGCGCTGTCTTCTCCACAGGGACGGCCACGGTGAGCTACTACGGCAACGCCGTCAAGCTCCCGGGCTTCGTGCTGTCGATTTCCGCGGGGTCTGCCGGTATGCGAACGGATGCCGGTTCCTTCACTGTCTCTCGCATCGAGGGGTTCGGCTACAACAGTGGCAGCGCGTCTGGCACCCCCGGCGTCGACTTCAAGTGGTCTGACCGTGAAGGACCGAACAAGCGGTACACGAAGAAGGACTCGACTGGCTTCCGTGCCTCGAACATGAGTTTCGCGGTCTTCTACAACAAGGGCGAAGCGTTGCACGCCGGCCCGCTCGACCTCACGTCGCACGGCTGCGTCCACGTCGACTGGGGCAATGAGGACGCGATAAAACAGCTGAACTACCACAGCGTCATCGGGCTCACGAAGGTGAAGGTCTCCTACAAGGGTCCGTGA
- a CDS encoding putative baseplate assembly protein: MALIAPILDNRTQEQLRDELVRRIPAYSPEWTNHNESDPGIALLELFAHLGESLLYRFNQIPETTRIEFLRLLGVQPRPARPAHVILSAITEVPAGIQVLKDSEASAGKVSFQTEDEVYVWPLEAVAAGKTETADGAADSRADALSRAGIIDPTKAAFYRTVLTSLDPSVPEAATIDVSKQVDGALWVALLAQETTELAALAGRTIFLGVAFDERFDPPPVLGKLTPDKTEALRAGALTEDPPATLWQLWTEQKDADGNAILVPLSVLGDTTRGMVTTGVVKLELPTLPRLRGLGDGGADSPPPIDDEGIREKVIAWLRVTRPAGNDIGDAIQRVRWVGANCVAAEQTQTPAPELLGTGTGDADQRFPLTHSPVLEKTVHLQVEEPEGWTDWVEVENFARSKLEDRHFTVDHENGAVVFGRARFPQLGERVRVPSYRYSKGKDGNLPARAITSLPKHPAVTVTNPFPSEGGSDSVPLRDALAAIPAEVHRRDRAVSTEDYRDLAEEIAGVARAEVLATFHPDTPAVEAAGVTTVVILPRVDVRNPDAPMPDIGLLRRVAMYLEPRRLVTAELYVIPPEYVQIAVSVGVRVRTGYQVDAVRRWVETIVRQYLSAVPPSGPDGRGWPLGRTVRAAELEAVAVQVEGVEYAMGTRLALVIPATKTSPRFVIEQETVALQPWQLPEVVAIDVSRGDPVEPGTTPDPADSPQTPVPLPPEVC; encoded by the coding sequence ATGGCACTGATCGCACCGATCCTCGACAACCGGACGCAGGAGCAGCTTCGCGACGAGCTCGTGCGCCGCATCCCGGCGTACTCCCCGGAGTGGACCAACCACAACGAGAGCGACCCCGGCATCGCCCTGCTCGAGCTGTTCGCACACCTCGGTGAGTCGCTGCTGTACCGCTTCAACCAGATCCCCGAGACGACACGCATCGAGTTCCTCCGCCTGCTCGGCGTACAGCCTCGACCCGCACGGCCCGCCCACGTCATCCTGTCGGCCATCACCGAGGTGCCCGCAGGGATACAGGTGCTGAAAGACTCCGAAGCGTCCGCGGGGAAAGTGTCGTTCCAGACCGAAGACGAAGTCTACGTCTGGCCGCTCGAAGCGGTCGCTGCCGGCAAGACGGAGACCGCTGACGGCGCCGCCGACAGCCGCGCCGATGCACTCAGCCGCGCGGGCATCATTGACCCGACGAAGGCGGCCTTCTACCGCACCGTGCTCACGTCGCTTGATCCGAGCGTGCCCGAGGCGGCGACGATCGACGTGAGCAAACAGGTGGACGGCGCCCTGTGGGTCGCTCTCCTGGCCCAAGAGACGACGGAGCTCGCCGCGCTCGCGGGCAGGACGATCTTTCTCGGCGTCGCCTTCGACGAGAGGTTCGACCCTCCCCCCGTGCTCGGCAAGCTCACTCCGGACAAGACCGAGGCTCTGCGTGCGGGCGCCCTGACCGAGGATCCGCCCGCGACCCTATGGCAGCTGTGGACGGAGCAGAAGGATGCTGATGGCAACGCGATCCTCGTGCCGCTCTCCGTGCTCGGCGACACGACTCGCGGCATGGTGACGACGGGAGTCGTGAAGCTCGAACTGCCTACGTTGCCACGCCTGCGGGGCCTCGGGGATGGCGGCGCCGACAGTCCGCCGCCGATCGACGACGAGGGGATCCGCGAGAAGGTCATCGCCTGGTTGCGGGTCACGCGCCCTGCGGGCAACGACATCGGCGACGCGATCCAGCGAGTGCGGTGGGTCGGTGCCAACTGCGTTGCCGCAGAGCAGACCCAGACGCCGGCCCCTGAACTGCTCGGGACCGGAACAGGGGATGCGGACCAGCGATTCCCGCTGACTCACTCTCCCGTGCTCGAGAAGACGGTGCACCTCCAGGTGGAAGAGCCGGAGGGGTGGACCGATTGGGTCGAGGTCGAGAACTTCGCGCGGAGCAAGCTCGAGGACCGCCACTTCACGGTCGACCATGAGAACGGCGCCGTCGTCTTCGGCCGCGCGCGATTCCCCCAACTCGGCGAGCGCGTCCGGGTGCCGTCGTATCGGTACTCGAAGGGAAAGGACGGGAATCTTCCGGCGCGCGCCATCACGTCCCTCCCGAAGCATCCGGCTGTGACGGTGACGAACCCCTTTCCGTCGGAAGGCGGTTCCGACTCGGTGCCGCTGCGTGACGCGCTCGCAGCAATCCCCGCTGAGGTTCATCGGCGAGATCGCGCCGTCTCGACCGAGGACTATCGAGACCTGGCCGAGGAGATCGCGGGTGTTGCGCGCGCGGAGGTCTTGGCGACGTTCCATCCCGACACGCCTGCTGTCGAGGCCGCGGGCGTCACGACGGTCGTCATCCTGCCGAGAGTCGACGTTCGCAACCCGGACGCGCCGATGCCCGACATCGGGTTGCTGCGCCGGGTCGCGATGTACCTCGAGCCGCGCAGACTTGTCACGGCAGAGCTATACGTCATCCCGCCCGAGTACGTTCAGATCGCCGTTTCGGTCGGCGTCCGGGTGCGCACCGGCTACCAGGTCGACGCGGTGCGACGCTGGGTCGAAACGATCGTGCGACAGTACCTGTCCGCCGTTCCGCCGAGTGGACCCGACGGGAGAGGCTGGCCACTGGGACGAACCGTGCGCGCCGCCGAACTCGAGGCAGTAGCCGTGCAGGTCGAGGGTGTCGAGTATGCCATGGGCACACGACTCGCACTCGTTATTCCTGCGACCAAGACATCGCCCCGGTTCGTGATCGAACAGGAGACCGTCGCGCTGCAGCCCTGGCAGCTGCCCGAAGTCGTCGCCATCGACGTCAGTCGCGGCGACCCGGTCGAGCCGGGGACTACGCCGGATCCCGCCGATTCGCCCCAGACGCCCGTACCTCTCCCGCCGGAGGTGTGCTGA
- a CDS encoding phage tail protein I, whose translation MYGDRGIALIAHEDQWARCAHQHTVLLPGGGIGLDWTPVPSPRQSRWDAESEQCGPSEKKADPPCASGIAHDRWCRTWHTRPLDGMVEATTRKDAPIANCPGALRHPSGVAIDTLDRLYVAESAGHAVMIADLWSGRVIRRVPMRGRPVDLVEHGVDGKPGVLVLTRSPNRIVAVDGRAERCATIRPLRRPCAHPSMKPTRITLLSGRVVVLWRGDGTAIVADDAGKELLEDPAASDIEGTPEGLLVVALAPGDPFRRFSEREDSLIEDEPLAAADYDGGAVTVDPNGRVVYTTSAAPRTTQGPKTRHAREGVVTTYRLDSGVYRTRWGRVFVDACLPTGTGLTIRVLTTDEDEVVDPLPPSTPARGIPRVRSPEETPPLPSSSAMKDTNPLPVVPRGAVGALAAVDPIVTGTEWATYETGVAAPPGRYLWLQLVLTGTERTSPRVRAVRVERPGHALLSTLPRLFSSVDEQADFLHRYLMAAEGMLHDLDTAAAERRILVDPFTTPDEFLPWLASFAGIVLDDRWSEDARRELLAEVYQLFARRGTIGMLERMLRLYLGRDARIVERWRLRGLGGGILGFDPTDRLYSPTVAGTTVKAGMLGHFTIGGEHPDTSSYKRLAHRFTVLVPGCLSTEQRDVVDDLIRVHKPSHTLGDVCELGDGMPVGRLRLGLTAFVAPPPGRSVSVMGRARLGQGSTVGAPTLGSRVSGTRLGGVRVG comes from the coding sequence ATGTACGGAGACCGCGGGATCGCGTTGATCGCCCACGAGGACCAGTGGGCGCGGTGTGCTCACCAGCACACCGTGCTGCTGCCAGGCGGCGGAATCGGCCTCGACTGGACCCCCGTGCCGTCACCGAGGCAGTCCCGATGGGATGCCGAGAGCGAACAATGCGGCCCGTCCGAGAAAAAGGCGGATCCACCGTGCGCCTCCGGCATCGCGCACGACCGGTGGTGTCGGACATGGCACACGCGCCCGCTGGACGGCATGGTCGAGGCCACCACGCGGAAGGATGCACCGATCGCGAACTGCCCGGGTGCCCTGCGGCACCCCTCGGGAGTGGCGATCGACACCCTCGACCGCCTGTACGTCGCCGAGTCCGCAGGACACGCTGTGATGATCGCCGATCTCTGGTCCGGACGCGTGATTCGCCGAGTGCCGATGCGAGGTCGTCCCGTCGATCTCGTCGAGCACGGCGTCGACGGCAAGCCTGGTGTGCTGGTCCTCACTCGATCGCCGAACCGCATCGTGGCGGTCGACGGTCGCGCGGAACGGTGCGCCACGATACGCCCGCTCCGGCGGCCGTGCGCACACCCGTCCATGAAGCCGACGCGCATCACGCTCCTCTCGGGCCGAGTCGTCGTGCTCTGGCGAGGCGACGGCACCGCCATCGTTGCAGATGACGCAGGAAAGGAGCTCCTCGAGGACCCCGCTGCCAGCGACATCGAAGGGACGCCGGAGGGGCTGCTCGTCGTCGCACTCGCACCAGGAGATCCCTTCCGGCGGTTCTCCGAGCGGGAGGACTCGCTCATCGAGGATGAGCCGCTCGCGGCTGCGGATTACGACGGCGGAGCCGTCACCGTCGATCCGAACGGTCGCGTGGTCTACACGACTTCTGCCGCCCCGCGCACGACGCAGGGCCCGAAGACGCGCCACGCGCGCGAGGGCGTCGTCACGACGTATCGGCTCGACAGCGGCGTCTACCGCACCCGCTGGGGCCGCGTGTTCGTCGATGCGTGTCTGCCGACCGGAACAGGGCTCACGATCCGCGTGCTGACGACCGATGAGGACGAAGTAGTCGACCCGCTGCCGCCGTCGACGCCGGCCCGCGGCATCCCGCGTGTGCGAAGCCCCGAAGAGACCCCGCCTCTTCCTTCCTCGAGCGCGATGAAGGACACGAACCCGCTCCCGGTTGTGCCGCGCGGAGCCGTCGGAGCCCTCGCCGCCGTGGACCCCATCGTGACGGGCACGGAATGGGCAACCTATGAGACGGGGGTGGCCGCACCACCCGGCCGCTATCTGTGGCTTCAGCTCGTACTCACCGGAACGGAGCGCACGTCCCCGCGTGTCCGTGCTGTGCGCGTCGAGCGACCGGGGCACGCTCTGCTCTCGACCCTGCCGCGCCTCTTCTCGAGCGTCGACGAGCAGGCAGACTTCCTGCACCGATATCTCATGGCCGCGGAGGGGATGCTGCATGATCTCGACACCGCGGCCGCCGAACGTCGCATACTGGTCGACCCCTTCACGACACCCGATGAGTTCCTGCCTTGGCTCGCGTCGTTCGCCGGCATAGTCCTCGATGACCGTTGGTCCGAGGACGCTCGTCGCGAACTCCTGGCGGAGGTCTACCAGCTCTTCGCTCGGAGAGGCACGATCGGGATGCTCGAGCGGATGCTTCGGCTCTATCTCGGGCGAGATGCGCGGATCGTCGAGCGCTGGCGCCTCCGCGGGCTCGGCGGGGGCATCCTGGGGTTCGATCCGACGGACCGGCTCTACTCTCCGACGGTTGCAGGCACTACGGTCAAGGCCGGCATGCTGGGCCATTTCACGATCGGCGGCGAGCATCCCGACACGAGCTCCTACAAGCGCCTCGCGCATCGATTCACCGTCCTCGTTCCGGGCTGTCTCAGCACGGAACAGCGCGACGTCGTGGACGATCTGATCCGCGTTCACAAGCCCTCGCACACTCTCGGCGACGTGTGCGAACTGGGAGACGGAATGCCGGTCGGCCGCTTGCGTCTCGGGCTCACAGCCTTCGTCGCGCCACCGCCGGGGCGATCGGTCAGCGTCATGGGACGTGCCCGTCTCGGTCAGGGCAGCACTGTAGGCGCGCCGACTCTGGGCTCCCGGGTCAGCGGGACGAGGCTCGGAGGGGTGCGTGTCGGATGA
- a CDS encoding ATP-binding protein, with amino-acid sequence MSELAYLVPPLVDADSADLTARAGRLAWRIADVVEQNCSPESGAMDAVAFLRRWAETADSRSAPEHLAVGSPLQRIARGFGLAEEEVDLLVLAGVPEEHEGLAATFRSLHPTSEPRPTVGLAALLLGGKPTDRARLRAILSSGSAVKHSLIRLEGTGPFFERSLVLAEELWPALHGCDAWPAGLSRVANTGSPSGMDAWLLLRDVEACISAVQRNARCLIAVPHDDPNIARARCEAIASAAGLDVVGAAMLPGDARGAALLVVHAVARGAVPMIVLDHVEHPVDVPLGDYDGPVLVATAPGALAPPADRALLHVDPSPAPLAAVRDAWAAAIPALAADAGMLAARHPLDPAITAQLARDFAVAREDFDLRRVSKAVRSRTSVSLPSGARLVVPEVTWAQLVLPREALDQLHGAVDRLSMQSTVLDDWRMREHSQATRGVRLLFTGLPGTGKSLAAAALATAVGTDLMIVDVARLVSKWLGETEKNLSATFEAAERTRAVLLLDEADALFGTRTEISDSHDRYANLETAYLLQRVEQFEGLLVLTSNLRQNIDPAFTRRLDFVIEFPLPDLPARIALWERLLPRELGSVRGADVDLEALARLYPVPGGWVRNAAVGAAFAAASSGEPITQRRLVDAVRREYLKASTPFPGEPQRRRDDHDR; translated from the coding sequence ATGAGTGAGCTCGCCTATCTCGTACCGCCTCTCGTCGACGCAGACAGTGCCGACCTCACGGCGCGCGCCGGTCGACTGGCGTGGCGGATCGCTGACGTCGTCGAGCAGAACTGCTCTCCGGAGTCCGGAGCGATGGACGCGGTCGCCTTCCTGCGCCGCTGGGCCGAGACCGCCGACTCCCGGAGTGCGCCCGAGCACCTTGCCGTCGGATCGCCGCTGCAGCGGATCGCGCGGGGATTCGGGCTCGCAGAGGAGGAGGTCGATCTCCTGGTGCTCGCGGGCGTGCCGGAGGAGCACGAGGGCCTGGCCGCGACCTTTCGCTCGCTGCACCCGACGAGCGAGCCGCGGCCGACCGTCGGACTCGCCGCACTCCTGCTCGGAGGCAAACCCACCGATCGTGCCCGTCTGCGCGCGATTCTCTCATCCGGCTCGGCGGTGAAACACTCCCTCATCCGGCTCGAAGGAACAGGGCCGTTCTTCGAGCGGTCGCTCGTTCTCGCCGAAGAACTGTGGCCCGCGCTGCACGGCTGCGACGCATGGCCGGCCGGGCTATCGCGCGTCGCGAACACGGGCAGCCCCTCGGGGATGGATGCCTGGCTGCTTCTCAGGGATGTCGAGGCGTGCATCAGCGCGGTCCAGCGAAACGCGCGGTGCCTCATCGCCGTCCCCCACGACGACCCGAACATCGCTCGCGCGCGGTGCGAAGCGATCGCGTCAGCGGCAGGACTCGACGTTGTCGGTGCGGCAATGCTTCCCGGGGATGCTCGGGGAGCGGCGCTGCTCGTCGTCCACGCCGTCGCCCGCGGGGCCGTACCGATGATCGTCCTCGACCACGTCGAGCACCCCGTAGACGTGCCACTCGGCGACTACGACGGGCCTGTCCTCGTCGCGACCGCGCCTGGTGCGCTGGCACCGCCCGCCGATCGGGCTCTCCTCCATGTCGATCCGAGCCCCGCACCACTCGCGGCCGTGCGCGATGCATGGGCAGCGGCCATCCCTGCCCTCGCCGCAGATGCCGGCATGCTCGCGGCGCGGCATCCGCTCGACCCCGCCATCACCGCGCAGCTCGCCCGAGACTTCGCGGTCGCAAGGGAAGATTTCGACCTTCGGCGCGTCTCCAAAGCCGTGCGCAGCCGCACCAGTGTGAGCCTGCCGTCGGGCGCGCGACTCGTCGTCCCCGAGGTGACGTGGGCGCAGCTTGTGCTTCCTCGTGAGGCACTCGATCAGCTCCATGGTGCGGTCGACCGCCTCTCAATGCAGTCCACGGTGCTCGACGACTGGCGGATGCGTGAGCACTCGCAAGCGACACGTGGCGTGCGCCTGCTCTTCACAGGACTGCCCGGGACTGGCAAATCGCTGGCGGCGGCCGCACTCGCGACGGCAGTGGGGACCGATCTCATGATCGTCGACGTCGCGCGTCTGGTCTCGAAGTGGCTCGGCGAGACCGAGAAGAATCTTTCCGCGACGTTCGAGGCGGCCGAACGCACGCGTGCCGTGCTCCTTCTCGATGAAGCGGATGCGCTGTTCGGGACACGCACCGAGATCTCCGATTCGCACGACCGCTACGCGAATCTCGAGACCGCGTATCTCCTGCAGCGCGTCGAGCAGTTCGAGGGGCTCTTGGTGTTGACGAGCAACCTTCGCCAGAACATCGATCCCGCGTTTACGAGGCGGCTGGACTTCGTGATCGAGTTCCCCCTTCCCGACCTGCCCGCTCGGATCGCTCTGTGGGAGCGTCTCCTTCCCCGCGAACTCGGCTCGGTTCGAGGGGCCGACGTCGATCTGGAGGCCCTCGCCCGCCTGTACCCCGTCCCCGGGGGCTGGGTTCGCAACGCGGCAGTCGGCGCGGCGTTCGCGGCGGCCTCGAGCGGCGAGCCGATAACACAGCGCCGCCTGGTCGATGCGGTGCGCCGAGAGTATCTGAAGGCCTCTACCCCCTTCCCCGGGGAGCCACAAAGGAGACGAGATGACCACGATCGATGA
- a CDS encoding phage baseplate assembly protein V produces the protein MGLPEPADGQGPRFFGVYPALVTKITDDPAHLGRVQVKYPSLGTEGDRDVRGWATLCSPYADKDQGLQIMPEVDSEVVVAFEAGDFRRGYIVGAAWNGKAGQPESPASPNNIRVLRTREDSRLEFDDTAGSPKISITTKSGHKVVLNEAPQEITITHINGCKITLNASGGIDITANTVVKVSAPSLKVDAPTSTFTGIIKCLALETDVSVKSPVYSSGVGNLW, from the coding sequence ATGGGTCTTCCAGAACCGGCCGATGGACAGGGACCTCGATTCTTCGGGGTCTATCCGGCGCTGGTGACGAAGATCACCGATGACCCTGCGCACCTTGGCCGTGTGCAAGTGAAGTACCCGTCGCTCGGCACCGAGGGCGACCGGGATGTGCGGGGATGGGCGACGTTGTGCTCGCCCTACGCCGATAAGGACCAGGGCCTGCAGATCATGCCCGAGGTCGACAGTGAAGTCGTCGTGGCGTTCGAGGCGGGCGACTTCCGCCGCGGGTACATCGTCGGTGCCGCGTGGAACGGAAAGGCGGGTCAGCCCGAGTCCCCCGCCTCGCCGAACAACATCCGAGTGCTGCGCACGCGGGAAGACAGCCGCCTCGAGTTCGACGACACGGCCGGGTCTCCGAAGATCAGCATCACGACCAAGAGCGGTCACAAAGTCGTGCTCAACGAGGCGCCACAAGAGATCACGATCACGCACATAAACGGGTGCAAGATCACGCTCAACGCCTCGGGCGGCATCGACATCACAGCCAACACCGTCGTCAAGGTCTCGGCGCCGTCGCTGAAGGTGGATGCACCGACATCGACGTTCACCGGCATCATCAAGTGCCTTGCACTGGAGACGGATGTATCGGTCAAGTCGCCGGTCTACAGCTCAGGAGTGGGGAATCTCTGGTGA
- a CDS encoding GPW/gp25 family protein, with protein sequence MVDVVDRWTGTGIRLPFLPEPSEPNAQKSAKLAWLDGMELIRQSVTTILDTEPGERIMLPGFGCGLRRYLMAPNNLTTRTAMESDIRSALETWEPRVQLTEVAVTEGDDPYLVWVDIAYVRRADLRPDNLVYPFYLR encoded by the coding sequence ATGGTGGACGTGGTCGATCGTTGGACAGGCACCGGCATCCGGCTTCCGTTCCTTCCCGAACCGAGCGAGCCGAACGCGCAGAAGAGCGCGAAGCTCGCGTGGCTCGACGGAATGGAGCTGATCCGGCAGTCCGTCACGACGATCCTCGACACTGAGCCGGGCGAGCGCATCATGCTGCCGGGCTTCGGGTGCGGGCTGCGGCGCTATCTCATGGCACCGAACAACCTCACCACCCGCACGGCGATGGAGTCCGACATCCGCTCGGCACTCGAGACGTGGGAGCCGCGCGTCCAGCTGACCGAAGTGGCGGTGACCGAAGGCGACGACCCCTACCTCGTGTGGGTCGACATCGCGTACGTGCGCCGGGCCGACCTCCGACCGGACAACCTCGTGTATCCCTTCTATTTGAGGTAA
- a CDS encoding phage late control D family protein: MTESLLALASPVFTIAREAVGALARDCVRLVIDEGVEGLRTMEAQFVASGIGAPGPPGLMLHVDGSEFDFGTDIEVAVGGEGNQFVVFEGAVSGLEVVLGDSEPPRVVMLAEDRLMRLRMTRRMRTYTDVTDADVVRRIAQEHGLDADVSAEGPQYDVLQQVNQSDLAFLRERARLLQTDVWCSGRTLHFSDRPARRGEKITLTHGSDLLTCRISADLAHQRTDVTVGGYDARAKAVIDERAGADTIEAEASPGRTGPKVLEKALGASAGIRVREVPQTTAEASAWARAEMLRRARRFVTARGLTRGMPQLTVGSQLRLELVGKPFDGDGYYVTQVTHTYDNVRGLRTSFEAERATLNEAA; encoded by the coding sequence ATGACTGAGTCGCTCCTCGCCCTCGCCTCGCCGGTCTTCACCATCGCGCGCGAAGCGGTCGGCGCTCTCGCTCGCGACTGCGTGCGGCTCGTGATCGACGAGGGCGTCGAGGGACTGCGGACGATGGAGGCGCAGTTCGTCGCGAGTGGGATCGGTGCTCCCGGCCCGCCCGGACTGATGCTCCACGTGGACGGCAGCGAGTTCGACTTCGGGACTGACATCGAGGTCGCGGTCGGTGGCGAAGGGAACCAGTTCGTCGTGTTCGAGGGCGCCGTCTCGGGCCTCGAAGTCGTGCTGGGCGACAGCGAGCCACCCCGGGTCGTCATGCTCGCAGAGGATCGGCTCATGCGGCTGCGGATGACCCGGCGCATGCGCACATACACGGATGTGACGGATGCGGACGTCGTCCGCCGAATCGCGCAGGAGCACGGGCTCGACGCCGACGTGTCCGCTGAAGGCCCCCAGTACGACGTCCTGCAGCAGGTGAACCAGAGCGACCTCGCCTTCCTCCGCGAGCGTGCGCGTCTGCTGCAGACGGACGTGTGGTGCTCCGGCCGCACGCTCCACTTCAGCGATCGGCCCGCGCGCCGCGGCGAGAAGATCACTCTCACACACGGCTCGGACCTCCTCACGTGCCGGATCTCGGCCGACCTCGCGCACCAGCGCACGGACGTCACGGTCGGCGGGTACGACGCGCGAGCCAAAGCCGTCATCGACGAGCGTGCAGGTGCCGACACGATCGAGGCCGAAGCATCCCCGGGTCGCACCGGACCGAAAGTGCTCGAGAAGGCACTCGGGGCGAGCGCCGGCATCCGCGTCCGCGAGGTTCCGCAGACCACCGCAGAGGCTTCGGCGTGGGCACGCGCCGAGATGCTGCGACGCGCGCGACGCTTCGTGACAGCGCGCGGACTCACGAGAGGAATGCCCCAGCTCACCGTCGGCAGCCAGCTGCGACTCGAGCTCGTCGGCAAGCCCTTCGACGGCGACGGCTACTACGTCACGCAGGTGACCCATACCTACGACAATGTGCGCGGACTTCGGACCTCGTTCGAGGCCGAGCGCGCGACGCTGAACGAGGCCGCGTGA